In Mytilus galloprovincialis chromosome 1, xbMytGall1.hap1.1, whole genome shotgun sequence, the following are encoded in one genomic region:
- the LOC143066878 gene encoding uncharacterized protein LOC143066878 isoform X5, with protein MAGTLEGSSEQPIDISSKKIKEIDDFCDAFDIAENLDVDLEGLADLEEMKERMMMELQKRHPGFINYKEKICREMRDYKRDDNNKRGKLHDLLTQTKTKFLIADANSSEGISVIEKALKTEGFVKNLGDEFCSRQETIQKGECCIVVAGETAAGKYLFLNLILGEDIRTSKHGFCTSVITRLSYGKTKHARVIYHDKNRPDDVYDDIDHGEIPKLVYEENLDKRETTSDIKEVQIFLPAKLLEES; from the exons ATGGCGGGTACACTAGAAGGAAGCAGTGAACAACCTATAGATATatcctccaaaaaaataaaagaaattgatgaCTTTTGTGATGCATTTGACATTGCTGAAAATTTAGACGTCGACCTTGAAGGGCTTGCAGATCTGGAAGAAATGAAAGAACGAATGATGATGGAATTACAGAAACGTCATCCtggatttataaattataaagaaaag ATATGTCGGGAAATGAGAGATTATAAAAGAGATGACAATAACAAAAGAGGAAAACTTCATGACTTATTAACCCAAACCAAAACTAAGTTTTTAATAGCAGATGCCAATTCTTCCGAGGGAATTTCTGTAATAGAGAAGGCTCTCAAAACAGAAGGATTTGTAAAAAATCTTGGTGATGAGTTCTGCAGTAGACAGGAGACCATCCAGAAAGGAGAGTGTTGCATCGTTGTTGCAG GTGAAACGGCAGCTGGAAAATATCTATTCTTAAACCTGATATTGGGTGAAGACATACGGACATCAAAACATGGGTTTTGCACAAGTGTCATCACCCGATTGTCATATGGCAAGACAAAACATGCTAGAGTTATCTATCATGACAAAAACAGACCAGATGATGTATATGATGATATTGATCATGGCGAAATCCCTAAACTAGTGTACGAAGAAAACCTAGACAAGAGGGAAACCACTTCTGATATAAAGGAAGTCCAGATATTTCTTCCAGCTAAACTTTTAGAG GAATCCTAA
- the LOC143066878 gene encoding uncharacterized protein LOC143066878 isoform X4 has translation MRDYKRDDNNKRGKLHDLLTQTKTKFLIADANSSEGISVIEKALKTEGFVKNLGDEFCSRQETIQKGECCIVVAGETAAGKYLFLNLILGEDIRTSKHGFCTSVITRLSYGKTKHARVIYHDKNRPDDVYDDIDHGEIPKLVYEENLDKRETTSDIKEVQIFLPAKLLENYVAFIKSGMVLIYTPGIGENDGMDVMVEKFVDENQVTGFIYVIKSDNGGGVNEDRLVKLMKIILLKENTKGEKGTFRFDPSCAMFICNKWDSVNEKDKVYKHIVDRLHKIWPKFDEEKVKTISSYKAKNEIEIDQDYITPDFQDVLNILRNIYSQALNKRVKVTYKWMKTLLLRSVHHTTTMVKQLNCSDDKMMNKMKEANENFEKLKNESVGVITSLRDMINNKSYHICGLFREYLQEPVVRMAITQWIEQELPSEYILDQDGEPTAVKKEWIEFKTEIDSLIIERIAIELDKWEEENGTIDLLETLVINEIQQKVLGLTNEVTKVETDLHSSKPASRRDRRRETVCDKMQLEDNQYYLSVLARSKVFQPMKKAMRIFPGANKWKVYASNKCAYAKGRSEKLLKTFTEPCRNKDDSLKIVIDCFMEGAKETLDKSILEIPNLIKSNQDIFSHVLTCKRDVAKNLRVYEEMMKELQVLKGLLADYGAGYIFIEDFKPNELQIIDPNDATGRSTTPFKISEFLMNMSSSQTSTIQQCPRGLWTAHQRGLQKRENREEKVTIKMYLPSCNIDKCYSEIAKLRLLEHSNVAEFLGIQNSESYFPAMVYNKPLRTLRHQYEKHSGQLNISNLLQEVTMGLQYLHRHGMVHMELNMNTVMLDSTGNIRLTGGCLPRKADLQGNQEQHISGDFVYLSPEVLRGDLYTASADVYAFGLLMFDMMSKTPAFDSQRKMSLDLFIKRINPKEMISLKTEQSNLSDDAIDIILRCLDISEESRPTLLNLQEQVEVLKTDQHAKHQAI, from the exons ATGAGAGATTATAAAAGAGATGACAATAACAAAAGAGGAAAACTTCATGACTTATTAACCCAAACCAAAACTAAGTTTTTAATAGCAGATGCCAATTCTTCCGAGGGAATTTCTGTAATAGAGAAGGCTCTCAAAACAGAAGGATTTGTAAAAAATCTTGGTGATGAGTTCTGCAGTAGACAGGAGACCATCCAGAAAGGAGAGTGTTGCATCGTTGTTGCAG GTGAAACGGCAGCTGGAAAATATCTATTCTTAAACCTGATATTGGGTGAAGACATACGGACATCAAAACATGGGTTTTGCACAAGTGTCATCACCCGATTGTCATATGGCAAGACAAAACATGCTAGAGTTATCTATCATGACAAAAACAGACCAGATGATGTATATGATGATATTGATCATGGCGAAATCCCTAAACTAGTGTACGAAGAAAACCTAGACAAGAGGGAAACCACTTCTGATATAAAGGAAGTCCAGATATTTCTTCCAGCTAAACTTTTAGAG AAttatgttgcctttattaagAGTGGAATGGTACTGATATATACACCTGGTATAGGAGAAAACGATGGTATGGACGTTATGGTAGAAAAATTTGTAGATGAAAATCAAGTCACGGGATTCATTTACGTGATTAAATCTGATAACGGCGGAGGAGTGAATGAAGACAgg CTGGTTAAATTGATGAAGATAATTCTACTAAAGGAAAATACAAAAGGAGAAAAGGGCACATTTAGATTTGATCCTAGTTGTGCTATGTTCATTTGTAATAAGTGGGATAGcgtaaatgaaaaagacaaagtgTATAAACACATAGTTGACAGACTTCATAAAATTTGGCCTAAGTTTGATGAAGAGAAAGTAAAAACAATTTCATCATACAAAGCCAAAAACGAAATAGAGATAGATCAAGATTACATAACACCAGATTTTCAAGATGTATTAAATATACTGAGAAATATTTACAGTCAAGCTTTGAATAAACGAGTAAAGGTCACTTACAA GTGGATGAAAACTCTTTTACTTCGATCAGTTCATCACACGACAACAATGGTTAAACAACTCAACTGTTCGGATGATAAAATGATGAACAAAATGAAGGAAGcgaatgaaaattttgaaaaactaaaaaatgaatCAGTTGGCGTCATAACATCTTTAAGAGATATGATCAACAATAAGTCTTATCACATTTGCGGTTTATTTCGAGAGTACCTGCAGGAACCTGTGGTTCGAATGGCTATAACACAGTGGATAGAACAAGAACTTCCAAGCGAGTACATTCTAGATCAGGATGGAGAGCCTACAGCAGTCAAGAAAGAATGGAtcgaattcaaaacggaaattgaTTCTTTGATAATTGAAAGGATCGCTATTGAACTTGACAAATGGGAAGAAGAAAACGGTACCATTGATTTGCTTGAAACCTTGGTTATTAACGAAATTCAGCAAAAGGTTTTAGGACTAACCAATGAAGTGACAAAAGTAGAGACAGATCTTCATTCATCAAAACCCGCGTCTCGAAGAGATCGCAGACGTGAAACTGTTTGTGACAAAATGCAACTTGAAGATAATCAATACTATCTTAGTGTCCTTGCGAGAAGTAAGGTGTTCCAGCCGATGAAGAAAGCTATGCGGATATTTCCGGGTGCTAATAAGTGGAAGGTTTACGCGAGTAACAAATGTGCATATGCAAAGGGTCGATctgaaaaacttttgaaaacatttaCCGAGCCATGCCGAAATAAGGACGATTCGCTGAAAATTGTCATTGACTGTTTTATGGAAGGAGCCAAGGAAACATTAGATAAATCGATTCTTGAGATTCCAAATTTAATCAAATCAAACCAGGACATTTTTAGTCACGTGTTAACGTGTAAACGTGATGTTGCCAAAAATCTTCGGGTATATGAGGAAATGATGAAAGAATTACAAGTTCTCAAGGGTCTTCTAGCAGACTATGGTGCTGGGTATATATTTATTGAAGATTTTAAACCAAATGAGTTACAGATTATTGATCCTAATGACGCAACAGGAAGGTCAACAACTCCTTTCAAAATATCAGAATTCTTGATGAACATGTCAAGTTCACAAACTAGCACGATTCAACAATGCCCTAGAGGGTTGTGGACTGCACACCAGAGAGGGCTACAGAAACGTGAAAATAGGGAAGAAAAAGTTACCATTAAAATGTATCTCCCTTCATGCAACATAGACAAATGCTATTCCGAAATTGCAAAGCTGAG ATTACTAGAACATAGCAATGTTGCAGAATTCTTAGGAATACAAAATTCAGAATCGTATTTTCCTGCAATGGTATACAACAAACCATTGAGAACACTTCGACATCAGTACGAGAAACATTCCGGACAATTAAACATCTCCAACTTACTCCAGGAGGTTACAATGGGGTTACAATACCTTCATAGACATGGGATGGTCCATATGGAACTCAATATGAACACTGTTATG TTGGATTCAACCGGAAATATTCGTCTAACTGGTGGTTGCCTCCCTCGTAAAGCAGATCTCCAAGGAAACCAAGAGCAACATATTAGTGGAGATTTTGTCTATTTGTCACCGGAAGTTTTGAGAGGAGATCTGTATACCGCAAGTGCAGATGTCTATGCGTTTGGCCTTCTGATGTTTGACATGATGTCGAAAACGCCGGCTTTCGACAGCCAAAGAAAAATGTCGCTAGATCTGTTTATCAAAAGAATAAATCCTAAAGAAATGATAAGTCTAAAAACCGAACAATCTAATTTGTCTGATGATGCAATTGACATTATACTTCGGTGCTTAGACATATCAGAGGAATCAAGACCAACACTTTTAAATTTACAAGAACAAGTAGAGGTCCTCAAAACTGACCAACATGCCAAGCACCAAGCAATCTGA